CATCCCAATACAACCGAACATCACATTGCCTGGATCGACGTTTACTTCCATCCAGAAGGAAGTAAGTTCCCGTATAATCTTGGGCGTTTCGAGTTCGGCGCGCACGGTGCGTCGACTGAAGGACCCAATACCAGCACGGTCTACACCCACCCTGCGGCTATCGTCACCTTCAAGACCGATAAATCAGGCAGTATTTTCGCCATCTCTAACTGCAATATCCACGGACTCTGGACAGATTCGCGCGAATTGAAGGTTGATTAGACCGAAACAATGCATCTGCTACAAGGAACGTGAAGCCAATCTGCGACCATATCGGATTATTCACTGCTAATGCCCAGAAGATGCAGGAGTTCTACATCCAGGCACTTGGTTTCGAACTCGGCAGTGAAACTATTCTCTCTGAATCGATTGTTGCCGATATCTTTGGGATCGCAGCGGATTGCCGGTTCGTTAAACTGCACAAAGATGGCTTCATGATAGAGATTTTTGAACCTCTATCACTCCGGTTGCAGGAACAGATGGCACATCGGGTCGGCATCAACCATTGGGGATACTGCGTGACTGAGCGAGATATCCTGCTCGAGACGCTGCGAAAAGGGAATGTTCCCATAATTGAAATAAAAAGAAACGGACGCATTGTCTATTTCCTGGCTGACCCTGATGGTAATAGAATCGAACTCCGGGAATGTCGTGAATAAGACCGAGTCGGAAGACTCACCAGAATCGGCTATTGTTTGCCACTGTCATCACAGGAAAGGAGGATACTAATGGTTAAGGTCGGCGAAGCAGCACCTGATTTTGTTTTGAAGGATCACAATAAGAATGAGGTAAAACTATCATCATTGAAGGGCAAGAAGGTACTTCTCTCATTTCATCCGCTTGCCTGGACAAAAATATGCGCCGAGCAGATGAAATCGCTGGAAGCGAACTTCCATACGTTTGAAAAACTCGGCACGATTGCACTTGGCCTCAGCGTTGACACGGTCCCATCGAAGCACGCCTGGACAAGAAAACTGGGCATTGAAAAAACCCGGCTTTTGTCAGACTTCTGGCCCCATGGTGCCGTGGCAAAGACCTACGGCATCTTTCGTGAAAAAGAAGGATTTTCTGAGCGGGCAAACATCATCATTGACGAGGACCAGAATGTCGTTTTTGTTAAGGTCTACGAGATATCCCAGCTGCCCGATATCGAAGAGATAAATAGTTTCCTGAGCAAATAGAAAGGAGAAAATATGAGTAACGAAACAAAAGCAAAGCTAGACAGTCTTTTAACCGATGCAATGAATGCAGAAGCAGAAGCAAAGAAATTCTACATGGATGCGGCCGAGAAAGCGCAGAGCAATGCAGGTAAGAATCTCTTCAAGGAACTGGCTGAATTCGAGCAAGGTCATTATGATCGCATAAAGAAAATAATCGAATCCCGCAA
The candidate division WOR-3 bacterium genome window above contains:
- a CDS encoding class II SORL domain-containing protein: MNDISNIFQSADWKKEKHVPVIEVPEKASKGKDVVVKVTVGKEIAHPNTTEHHIAWIDVYFHPEGSKFPYNLGRFEFGAHGASTEGPNTSTVYTHPAAIVTFKTDKSGSIFAISNCNIHGLWTDSRELKVD
- a CDS encoding VOC family protein codes for the protein MKPICDHIGLFTANAQKMQEFYIQALGFELGSETILSESIVADIFGIAADCRFVKLHKDGFMIEIFEPLSLRLQEQMAHRVGINHWGYCVTERDILLETLRKGNVPIIEIKRNGRIVYFLADPDGNRIELRECRE
- a CDS encoding peroxiredoxin, with product MVKVGEAAPDFVLKDHNKNEVKLSSLKGKKVLLSFHPLAWTKICAEQMKSLEANFHTFEKLGTIALGLSVDTVPSKHAWTRKLGIEKTRLLSDFWPHGAVAKTYGIFREKEGFSERANIIIDEDQNVVFVKVYEISQLPDIEEINSFLSK